One Planctomycetota bacterium DNA window includes the following coding sequences:
- a CDS encoding NAD(P)-binding protein — MMLQIDYLIVGSGLTGAVIARALADAGREVLVVDRRSHMGGNVHDHTHSSGIRVHTYGPHFFRTTSDEIWEFVNRFSAFYKFEGFVKTLVDGQFENWPIAGSYIRRAIGASWQPEFQGTPANFEEASLTMMPRLIYEKFVRGYSEKQWGVPARELSAGLARRFDVRVDDEPRLMRHKHQGLPVNGYAELMPNMLTGIPVLLNFDYLQYRHAVTARRKLIFSGPIDEYYGFELGRLKYRGQKRKHEYHPDAVLLQPAPSVNNPAHDGGPHVRTIEWKHLMEPQFAERIRGTVLTRETPYTPDQPQHYEYPFPDQVNAELYQRYRTRADAEERLLVCGRLGEYRYYDMDQAIGRAMMLGERLLAE, encoded by the coding sequence GTGATGTTGCAGATTGACTACCTGATTGTCGGTTCCGGACTGACCGGCGCGGTGATTGCCCGGGCATTGGCTGATGCCGGTCGCGAGGTGCTGGTCGTCGACCGCCGCAGCCACATGGGCGGCAATGTCCACGATCACACCCACAGCAGCGGCATTCGCGTCCACACCTATGGCCCCCATTTCTTCCGCACGACCAGTGACGAGATTTGGGAGTTTGTGAATCGCTTTAGCGCGTTCTACAAGTTCGAGGGGTTTGTCAAAACATTGGTCGACGGCCAGTTCGAGAATTGGCCCATCGCAGGCAGCTATATCCGTCGCGCGATCGGCGCCAGTTGGCAGCCGGAGTTTCAAGGCACGCCCGCCAATTTTGAAGAGGCCTCGTTGACCATGATGCCGCGATTGATCTACGAAAAGTTCGTGCGCGGGTACAGCGAAAAGCAATGGGGGGTACCGGCTCGTGAGCTGTCGGCAGGCCTGGCACGGCGGTTTGATGTGCGCGTGGATGACGAACCGCGGCTGATGCGACACAAGCACCAGGGGCTGCCGGTCAATGGGTATGCCGAGCTGATGCCCAACATGCTGACCGGCATTCCGGTCTTGTTGAACTTCGATTACCTGCAGTACCGCCACGCGGTTACGGCCCGGCGCAAGTTGATCTTTTCCGGGCCCATCGACGAATACTATGGCTTTGAGCTGGGACGCCTGAAGTACCGTGGCCAGAAGCGCAAGCACGAGTATCACCCGGACGCGGTGTTGCTGCAACCTGCGCCGAGTGTGAACAACCCGGCGCACGACGGTGGACCCCATGTGCGAACGATCGAATGGAAGCACCTGATGGAGCCGCAATTTGCCGAGCGAATACGGGGCACCGTACTGACTCGCGAAACACCGTACACACCCGATCAGCCGCAACATTACGAGTATCCATTCCCCGATCAAGTGAACGCCGAACTGTACCAGCGATATCGTACCCGTGCCGACGCCGAAGAGCGGTTGCTCGTGTGCGGCCGACTGGGGGAATATCGCTACTACGATATGGACCAGGCCATTGGTCGGGCCATGATGCTGGGAGAACGCCTGCTGGCCGAGTGA
- a CDS encoding glycosyltransferase: MKLNTVQPDVKAKRNILPIAPVSDNGPRPFWSVMIPTYNCAQMMRQTLQSVLHQDPGPGTMQVEIVDDFSTRDDPEAVVRELGGDRVQYYRQPANVGPINNFNTCVQRSRGQWVHILHGDDLAQPGFYRRMKQAIAAEPDVGLFFSRCLIIDGQGEIVSLNLRAIEYETASRDPRPMYYSNPICTPGVVVHRQAYETVGGFLPELPHVADWEMWMRVIERCGGRSINEPLARYRQHAASDSAQLNLSGNQLRDYLRLSAILAERYADYDSQQMRRGVAQTAYYQARAAQAAGNQQQAAAYQRLCAELTRDLGWRFRTASWGRRMFHRWFG, translated from the coding sequence ATGAAGCTAAACACGGTTCAACCTGACGTGAAAGCGAAGCGGAACATCCTGCCGATCGCGCCCGTGTCTGACAACGGCCCGCGACCGTTCTGGTCGGTGATGATTCCCACCTACAATTGCGCCCAGATGATGCGTCAGACGCTGCAAAGCGTGTTGCACCAAGACCCCGGCCCAGGAACGATGCAGGTCGAAATTGTCGACGACTTCTCCACGCGCGATGATCCCGAAGCGGTTGTGCGCGAACTCGGTGGCGACCGAGTTCAATACTATCGCCAACCGGCGAATGTCGGGCCGATCAACAATTTCAACACTTGCGTTCAGCGATCGCGCGGGCAATGGGTGCATATCTTGCACGGCGACGACCTGGCCCAACCAGGCTTCTACCGCAGGATGAAACAAGCGATCGCCGCCGAACCTGACGTCGGATTGTTCTTCTCGCGCTGCCTGATTATCGATGGCCAGGGCGAGATAGTGTCGTTGAACCTGCGTGCCATCGAATACGAAACGGCCAGCCGCGATCCGCGGCCGATGTACTATTCGAATCCGATTTGCACGCCGGGAGTTGTCGTCCATCGGCAAGCCTATGAAACCGTGGGAGGCTTTTTGCCGGAGCTTCCGCACGTGGCCGATTGGGAGATGTGGATGCGGGTGATCGAACGCTGCGGTGGCCGCTCGATCAACGAGCCCTTGGCCCGTTATCGTCAGCACGCGGCCAGCGATTCAGCCCAATTGAACCTGTCGGGTAATCAGCTGCGCGACTATTTGCGGCTGTCAGCTATCCTGGCCGAGCGCTACGCCGACTACGATAGCCAGCAAATGCGTCGCGGCGTGGCCCAAACCGCGTATTACCAGGCCCGGGCCGCACAAGCGGCGGGCAATCAACAGCAGGCCGCCGCGTACCAGCGGCTGTGTGCCGAGTTGACCCGGGATTTGGGTTGGCGGTTTCGCACGGCGTCGTGGGGGCGCCGGATGTTTCATCGTTGGTTCGGCTAG
- a CDS encoding glycosyltransferase: MWQAMAERALAAGHELGVFGQPGPGVSDRLQRLVAAGAKLFTWKMSRHRPINRLIRRWQFREVLRYRPDVVYINQSEPVLVASLPGLRVLVEALIAERIPYVLMSHMDPDWPAMYSWQWQAADPLYAAAARVIVNSEYGRSALQRKFAHELSNVTIVPNPPGFAKVDALAWPETPQPCLASVARYDINSKAQDILFEAFANLKSELGDWRLDCYGAGIDRRRLEELIRYFGIDRQVKLHDFVDDVRSVWSEHQALVLASRHELHPVAMVEAMVCGRPVFSTPAAGVVDWLQDESNGLLAADCSVPALVAMLRRASQERHRWRAMGEQARTDAIRLLTPWPGDALWQVIREAAAGRNAVVGPEPAQTSGGQR, encoded by the coding sequence TTGTGGCAAGCCATGGCGGAACGGGCCTTGGCCGCCGGACATGAATTGGGCGTCTTTGGCCAACCTGGACCAGGGGTCTCAGATCGATTGCAACGTCTCGTCGCAGCGGGCGCCAAACTATTCACCTGGAAAATGTCCCGCCATCGGCCCATCAATCGCTTAATCCGCCGCTGGCAGTTTCGCGAGGTGTTGCGGTATCGGCCCGACGTTGTCTATATCAACCAGTCCGAACCGGTTTTGGTTGCGAGTTTACCTGGACTGCGCGTGTTGGTTGAAGCGCTGATTGCCGAGCGAATCCCTTATGTGCTGATGTCGCATATGGATCCTGACTGGCCAGCAATGTACTCGTGGCAATGGCAGGCCGCCGATCCCCTGTATGCCGCCGCGGCCCGCGTGATTGTCAACTCGGAATATGGCCGTAGCGCGCTGCAGCGCAAGTTTGCTCACGAACTCAGCAATGTAACGATCGTTCCTAACCCACCGGGCTTCGCCAAGGTCGACGCGCTGGCGTGGCCCGAGACGCCGCAGCCCTGTCTGGCCTCGGTCGCGCGCTATGATATCAATAGCAAGGCGCAGGACATCCTGTTCGAGGCGTTCGCAAATCTAAAGTCGGAGCTTGGCGACTGGCGTCTCGACTGTTACGGAGCGGGAATTGACCGGCGCCGCCTCGAAGAGTTAATTCGCTATTTCGGCATTGATCGTCAAGTGAAGCTGCACGACTTCGTTGACGACGTGCGTTCGGTCTGGTCCGAGCACCAGGCGCTCGTCCTCGCCTCGCGCCATGAACTACACCCCGTCGCCATGGTCGAAGCGATGGTTTGTGGTCGGCCGGTGTTTTCCACGCCTGCGGCCGGAGTCGTCGACTGGCTCCAGGACGAATCGAATGGTTTGTTGGCCGCGGACTGCAGCGTACCGGCCCTGGTGGCAATGCTGCGCCGCGCATCGCAGGAGCGCCATCGCTGGCGCGCCATGGGCGAACAGGCCCGCACTGACGCGATACGATTGCTAACTCCCTGGCCTGGCGATGCCCTTTGGCAAGTAATTCGGGAAGCGGCAGCGGGCCGAAACGCCGTCGTTGGCCCTGAGCCGGCGCAAACGTCAGGGGGCCAGCGGTGA